GTGGATTTAATTCATGGCTTGCAGAGTGATGGGCATGCGACGGAGTATTTATGTCAGGAGTTTAGACCGTACGGGTTACTTTCAACAAAGGCGAGCGTAATTATGAAGGCGAAGCAAAAAGGTGTTGTGGCAATTCAGCGTATCTTTTTAATCGATTCGAGTGCAATGGAGAAGAGTTGCAATCTTTTAGAAAAGACGAAGCCAGATTATATAGAGGTGCTCCCGGGAGCGTTAACGGATGTGATCGCTGAAGTGAAAGAGCGTACTGGTGTACCGATTTTAGCGGGTGGTTTCA
This genomic window from Bacillus anthracis str. Vollum contains:
- the glpP gene encoding glycerol uptake operon antiterminator GlpP; this translates as MEFHEQKILPAVRQIKDLEKLLHSSYEYIVILDIHVGQLKSVISLAKQYCKKVFLHVDLIHGLQSDGHATEYLCQEFRPYGLLSTKASVIMKAKQKGVVAIQRIFLIDSSAMEKSCNLLEKTKPDYIEVLPGALTDVIAEVKERTGVPILAGGFIRTVDDVERALNAGATAITTSKRELWKHYQKK